A section of the Gemmatimonadales bacterium genome encodes:
- the ruvB gene encoding Holliday junction branch migration DNA helicase RuvB → MPARSQITTPDILPEEHGAEASLRPSRLDEFVGQPKVRENLQIAIDAARHRKEPLDHALFFGPPGLGKTTLAILLAKEMGVNLRTSSGPVLERPGDLVGLLTNLRKGDILFIDEIHRLRPTLEEFLYPAMEDWRVDVRISEGPHAETIPMALEPFTLIGATTRYGLLTPPMRARFGMVERLSFYPPEDLTTIVTRSAGIMGVTTDADGASEIARRSRGTPRVANRLLRRVRDYALVRADGVITCDVAKQALARLDVDEFGLDDMDARILTTIIEKFEGGPVGLGTVAVAVGEDAGTLEEVYEPFLIQQGFLQRTPRGRMATAAAYRHFGFAVPPGAQSTLFGS, encoded by the coding sequence GTGCCGGCGCGATCGCAGATCACCACGCCGGACATCCTGCCCGAGGAGCACGGGGCTGAGGCCTCGCTCCGGCCGTCGCGGCTCGACGAGTTCGTCGGCCAGCCCAAGGTGCGCGAGAACCTCCAGATCGCGATCGACGCGGCGCGGCACCGCAAGGAGCCGCTCGACCACGCGCTCTTCTTCGGCCCGCCCGGCCTCGGCAAGACGACGCTCGCCATCCTGCTCGCCAAGGAGATGGGCGTCAACCTGCGGACGTCGTCCGGCCCGGTGCTCGAGCGGCCCGGCGACCTGGTCGGTCTCCTCACCAACCTCCGCAAGGGCGACATCCTCTTCATCGACGAGATCCACCGCCTCCGGCCGACGCTAGAGGAGTTCCTCTATCCGGCGATGGAGGACTGGCGCGTCGACGTGCGCATCAGCGAGGGCCCACACGCCGAGACGATCCCGATGGCGCTGGAGCCCTTCACGCTGATCGGCGCGACGACGCGCTACGGGCTGCTCACCCCGCCGATGCGGGCGCGGTTCGGCATGGTGGAGCGGCTCAGCTTCTACCCGCCGGAGGACCTCACGACGATCGTGACGCGCTCGGCGGGGATCATGGGAGTCACGACCGACGCCGACGGCGCCTCGGAGATCGCGCGGCGCAGCCGCGGCACTCCGCGGGTGGCCAACCGCCTGCTCCGCCGGGTGCGCGACTACGCCCTGGTGCGCGCGGACGGCGTCATCACCTGCGACGTCGCGAAGCAGGCGCTGGCGCGCCTCGACGTGGACGAGTTCGGCCTCGACGACATGGACGCGCGCATCCTCACCACCATCATCGAGAAGTTCGAGGGCGGGCCCGTGGGCCTGGGCACGGTCGCCGTCGCGGTGGGCGAGGACGCGGGTACGCTGGAAGAGGTGTACGAGCCGTTCCTCATCCAGCAGGGGTTCCTCCAGCGCACTCCCCGCGGCCGGATGGCCACCGCGGCCGCGTACCGGCACTTCGGGTTCGCCGTCCCGCCCGGCGCGCAGTCCACCCTCTTCGGGTCGTGA
- the ruvA gene encoding Holliday junction branch migration protein RuvA, translated as MIALLTGTLALKEADRIVVRTASGVGYEVFVPTRALQTLPSPGHPVEIHTHLVVREDSQTLYGFVTPEERRVFQRLMQASGVGPRLALGMLSALSSERIVRAIREKDIAALVSVPGVGKKTAERLALELADKTDDLVAEAGAPMTTASDAATKALVRLGYRAAEADDAVRRALVADGKRDTAEIIKAALAYLAGG; from the coding sequence ATGATCGCGCTCCTTACGGGAACGCTCGCCCTCAAGGAGGCGGACCGCATCGTGGTGCGCACGGCCTCCGGGGTGGGGTATGAGGTCTTCGTGCCGACGCGCGCGCTCCAGACCCTGCCCTCCCCGGGGCATCCGGTGGAGATCCACACGCACCTGGTGGTGCGCGAGGACAGCCAGACCCTCTACGGCTTCGTGACACCGGAGGAGCGGCGCGTCTTCCAGCGCCTCATGCAGGCGAGCGGCGTCGGGCCGAGGCTCGCGCTCGGCATGCTGTCGGCGCTGTCGAGTGAGCGCATCGTGCGGGCCATCCGCGAGAAGGACATCGCCGCGCTGGTGAGCGTGCCGGGCGTGGGGAAGAAGACCGCCGAGCGGCTGGCGCTGGAGCTGGCCGACAAAACCGACGACCTGGTCGCGGAGGCCGGCGCGCCGATGACGACCGCGAGCGACGCCGCGACCAAGGCCCTGGTGCGGCTGGGCTACCGCGCCGCGGAAGCCGACGACGCGGTCCGCCGCGCGCTGGTCGCCGACGGCAAGCGCGACACCGCCGAGATAATCAAGGCGGCGCTCGCCTACCTGGCGGGAGGCTGA
- the ruvC gene encoding crossover junction endodeoxyribonuclease RuvC has product MIVLGVDPGTTATGYGVIERTGPGPHRLIECGVVRAPARAPLEQRLAAIFEALTDLIARHRPDAMAIEDVFVAKNVRSALVLGHARGVILLAAARAGVPVATYPPAVIKKAVVGAGAATKEQVQRMITQLLRLKTAPSPSDAADGVAVALTHSLRAGRRFRRAVVG; this is encoded by the coding sequence GTGATCGTGCTCGGGGTGGACCCGGGCACCACCGCCACCGGCTACGGCGTGATCGAACGCACCGGTCCCGGCCCGCATCGCCTCATCGAATGCGGCGTCGTCCGCGCCCCGGCGCGCGCTCCCCTGGAGCAGCGCCTCGCCGCGATCTTCGAAGCCCTGACCGACCTCATCGCCCGTCACCGGCCGGACGCCATGGCCATCGAGGACGTCTTCGTGGCGAAGAACGTGCGCAGCGCCCTCGTACTCGGCCACGCGCGCGGCGTGATCCTCCTGGCGGCGGCCCGCGCCGGCGTGCCCGTCGCGACGTACCCGCCCGCCGTCATCAAGAAGGCCGTCGTGGGCGCCGGCGCCGCGACCAAGGAGCAGGTGCAACGGATGATCACGCAGCTCCTCCGGCTCAAGACCGCGCCATCGCCATCGGACGCGGCGGATGGCGTCGCCGTCGCACTGACCCACTCCCTCCGGGCCGGCCGGCGCTTCCGCCGCGCCGTGGTCGGATGA
- a CDS encoding ABC transporter ATP-binding protein: protein MKRYRRLLRFARPYFPLLLACFGAAAVGSVLDGFTFALIIPFLRAVFGETSLLPAAGQNGVERALDWLVGGLISRSDPEAAFRNVAVMILASVLVKNFLVYGSRLGSATVQEKVVRDLRNGLYQHLQGMRLDYFQRTRGGQLLTRMLADTDQAKGILGDQANALLQAGALITVYLVILLGLSWRLSVLALILAPLVTLALRPVVKRLGRRLRRTLDDRGELTSLMQETVAGARLVKAYAAEGYERRRFSEAATRYMRGAIRVQGLALATQPINETFGALVTVLLLWVGTRLATGPGAELRPESFILFLFVALRLLVPLKTMANFPAVFAQAMGAGDRVLEVLDQPADEATAPGRETVRGFDRAIEFKGVGFAYEGGPWVLSDIVLEAKKADIIAIVGASGAGKSTLVDLLPRFIEPTRGAITLDGADLREFTLPSLRGLMGIVSQETVLFNDTARANIAYGATDRYDAAAIEAAARAANAHDFVAALPQGYDTVLGERGARLSGGERQRIAIARALLRDPPILILDEATSALDTESERLVQEAIDRLLRGRTVFVIAHRLSTVQHATQILVLDRGRIVERGRHDELLEKGGLYRRLYLLQFGADPRPVLTT from the coding sequence GTGAAGCGCTACCGCCGTCTGCTGCGGTTCGCCCGGCCGTACTTCCCGCTCCTCCTCGCCTGTTTCGGCGCCGCCGCCGTCGGCTCGGTGCTCGACGGCTTCACCTTCGCATTGATCATCCCGTTCCTCCGCGCCGTGTTCGGGGAGACGTCGCTATTGCCGGCCGCTGGACAGAACGGTGTCGAGCGCGCGCTCGACTGGCTGGTGGGCGGGCTCATCAGTCGAAGCGACCCGGAGGCCGCATTCCGCAACGTCGCGGTCATGATCCTCGCTTCGGTGCTGGTGAAGAACTTCCTGGTCTACGGGTCGCGCCTGGGCAGCGCCACGGTCCAGGAGAAGGTCGTCCGCGACCTCAGGAACGGGTTGTACCAGCATCTCCAGGGGATGCGGCTCGACTACTTCCAACGCACCCGCGGCGGCCAGCTGCTCACCCGCATGCTCGCTGACACGGACCAGGCGAAGGGCATCCTCGGCGACCAGGCCAACGCGCTCCTCCAGGCGGGCGCCCTGATCACGGTCTACCTGGTCATCCTCCTCGGGCTCTCCTGGCGGCTCTCGGTGCTGGCGCTGATCCTCGCGCCGCTCGTCACCCTCGCGCTCAGGCCGGTCGTCAAGCGGCTGGGCCGTCGCCTGCGCCGCACCCTCGACGACCGTGGCGAGCTGACCAGCCTCATGCAGGAGACGGTCGCCGGGGCGCGGCTCGTGAAGGCGTACGCCGCCGAAGGCTACGAGCGCCGCCGCTTCTCCGAGGCGGCGACTCGCTACATGCGGGGCGCGATCCGCGTCCAGGGCCTCGCCCTCGCCACCCAGCCCATCAACGAGACCTTCGGCGCGCTGGTGACGGTGCTGCTCCTGTGGGTGGGTACGCGGCTCGCGACCGGGCCCGGCGCGGAGCTCCGGCCGGAGAGCTTCATCCTTTTCCTGTTCGTCGCGCTCCGGCTGCTCGTGCCGCTCAAGACCATGGCCAACTTCCCTGCCGTTTTCGCCCAGGCGATGGGCGCCGGTGACCGAGTGCTGGAGGTGCTCGACCAGCCGGCGGACGAGGCGACCGCGCCCGGCCGCGAGACGGTGCGCGGGTTCGATAGGGCCATCGAGTTCAAGGGCGTGGGGTTCGCGTACGAGGGCGGCCCGTGGGTGCTGAGCGACATCGTTCTCGAGGCGAAGAAGGCCGACATCATCGCGATCGTTGGCGCGAGCGGGGCGGGGAAGAGCACCCTGGTGGACCTGCTGCCCCGGTTCATCGAGCCCACCCGCGGCGCGATCACGCTCGACGGCGCCGACCTGCGCGAGTTCACGCTGCCAAGCCTGCGCGGACTGATGGGGATCGTGAGCCAGGAGACCGTGCTCTTCAACGACACGGCGCGCGCGAACATCGCCTACGGCGCGACCGACCGGTACGACGCCGCGGCGATCGAGGCCGCGGCCCGGGCCGCCAACGCGCACGACTTCGTCGCCGCGCTGCCCCAGGGCTACGACACCGTGCTCGGCGAGCGCGGCGCGCGGCTCAGCGGCGGCGAGCGGCAGCGAATCGCGATCGCGCGCGCGCTGCTGCGCGACCCGCCCATCCTCATCCTCGATGAGGCGACGAGCGCGCTCGACACGGAGTCGGAGCGGCTGGTGCAGGAGGCGATCGACCGGCTCTTGAGGGGGCGCACGGTGTTCGTCATCGCGCACCGGCTCTCGACCGTGCAGCACGCCACCCAGATCCTGGTGCTCGACCGCGGGCGCATCGTCGAGCGCGGACGCCACGACGAGCTGCTGGAGAAGGGCGGCCTGTACCGCCGTCTCTACCTGCTCCAGTTCGGCGCCGACCCGAGGCCCGTCCTCACCACTTGA
- a CDS encoding bifunctional response regulator/alkaline phosphatase family protein, whose amino-acid sequence MATRPKSILWVDDEIESLESHRRFLTDHGYAVEAAAHGDDALELLRRQPYGVVLVDEQMPGQRGLELFGAIRSLDPSIPVVMVTKSEDSATMHEAIGLAVDDYLVKPVQPRQVLSVVTRLLDGDRIRQQHLSREFVSRFRELDERRATALGWREWIDLVRELAVWDIRLSEANEPGLLEALRAMTSGLRRDFAAFITRHYAGWISHPEADRPALSHDVVEEMVLPVLKEHGKALFVIVDCLRLDQWEAIQPLIAPYFEIETSYYYSILPTATPYSRNALFAGLLPRDIAAQHPAWWTEKEEESLNAHEPELLARQLERLTGRPVPVRYEKLFGGSDADELARKLPAYLSQGGVTALVFNFVDQLTHSRSESAILFEVAKDEAALRALTCAWFERSSLKAALLEAERRNVRVVLTTDHGSIHCHTPATVFAKRDATNNLRFKFGEDLRAEDANAAISVDDPERYGLPRRGMGVRALFAVGDRFFVYPTKLREYQARYRGAFLHGGASPEEMVLPIALLTPRTGR is encoded by the coding sequence ATGGCGACGCGGCCCAAGAGCATCCTCTGGGTGGACGACGAGATCGAGAGTCTCGAGTCCCACCGTCGCTTCCTCACCGACCACGGTTACGCGGTCGAGGCGGCGGCGCACGGGGACGACGCGCTGGAGCTTCTCCGCCGCCAGCCCTACGGCGTGGTGCTCGTGGACGAGCAGATGCCGGGGCAGCGCGGCCTGGAGCTGTTCGGGGCGATCCGGTCCCTCGATCCATCCATCCCGGTGGTCATGGTGACGAAGTCGGAGGACTCGGCCACCATGCACGAGGCGATCGGCCTGGCGGTCGACGACTACCTCGTGAAGCCGGTACAGCCGCGCCAGGTCCTCTCGGTCGTGACCCGGCTGCTCGACGGCGACCGCATCCGCCAGCAACACCTCTCGCGCGAGTTCGTGAGCCGCTTTCGCGAGCTGGACGAGCGTCGCGCCACGGCCCTCGGCTGGCGCGAATGGATCGACCTGGTCCGCGAGCTCGCCGTGTGGGACATCCGACTCTCGGAGGCGAACGAGCCCGGCCTGCTCGAGGCCCTGCGGGCCATGACGAGCGGCCTGCGCCGCGACTTCGCCGCCTTCATCACCCGCCACTACGCCGGGTGGATCAGCCACCCCGAAGCGGACCGGCCCGCGCTCTCGCACGACGTCGTGGAGGAGATGGTCCTCCCGGTGTTGAAGGAGCACGGCAAGGCGCTGTTCGTCATCGTGGACTGCCTGCGCCTCGACCAGTGGGAGGCGATCCAGCCGCTCATCGCGCCGTACTTCGAGATCGAGACGTCCTACTACTACAGCATCCTGCCGACCGCGACACCCTACAGCCGTAACGCGCTCTTCGCGGGCCTGCTGCCGCGGGACATCGCCGCGCAGCATCCCGCCTGGTGGACCGAGAAGGAGGAGGAGAGCCTCAACGCGCACGAACCCGAGCTGCTGGCGCGGCAGCTGGAGCGGCTCACCGGCCGTCCCGTGCCGGTGCGGTACGAGAAGCTGTTCGGCGGCTCGGACGCCGATGAGCTGGCGCGCAAGCTGCCGGCCTACCTGTCGCAGGGCGGCGTGACAGCGCTGGTCTTCAACTTCGTGGACCAGCTCACCCACTCGCGCTCCGAGAGCGCCATCCTGTTCGAGGTCGCGAAGGACGAGGCGGCGCTCCGCGCGCTCACCTGCGCCTGGTTCGAGCGCTCCTCTCTGAAAGCCGCCCTGCTCGAGGCCGAGCGGCGGAACGTGCGGGTCGTGCTCACCACCGACCACGGTTCGATCCACTGCCACACGCCGGCCACGGTGTTCGCCAAGCGCGACGCCACGAACAACCTCCGCTTCAAGTTCGGCGAGGATCTGCGGGCGGAGGACGCCAACGCCGCGATCTCCGTGGACGACCCCGAGCGCTACGGGCTGCCGCGCCGCGGCATGGGGGTGCGCGCCCTGTTCGCCGTCGGGGACCGGTTCTTCGTCTACCCGACCAAGCTGCGCGAATACCAGGCGCGGTATCGCGGCGCCTTCCTCCACGGCGGAGCCTCGCCCGAGGAGATGGTCCTGCCCATCGCGCTCCTGACGCCGCGGACGGGCCGCTAG
- a CDS encoding YebC/PmpR family DNA-binding transcriptional regulator: MAGHSKWKQIKRKKAVTDQRRGAHFTKLIKEITVAARQGGGDPAGNARLRFAIETARAANMPAENIDRAVKKGTGDLEGVRYEEVTYEGYGPGGAAIFIEVTTDNANRSVADIRHLFARHGGNLGTSGSVAWMFDKRGQIYLDATRSDEDAAMEAALEAGALDLTREGDQFVITTNVSDFHAVQEGLRRKKIGWESAEIVMVPKSTVKVEGGDAGRLVKLMEALEEHDDVSRVSSNFDVDLEALAEV, translated from the coding sequence GTGGCAGGCCACAGCAAATGGAAGCAGATCAAGCGCAAGAAGGCCGTCACCGACCAACGGCGCGGCGCGCACTTCACTAAGCTCATCAAGGAAATCACCGTGGCGGCGAGGCAGGGCGGCGGCGACCCCGCCGGCAACGCCCGCCTGCGCTTCGCCATCGAGACGGCACGCGCCGCCAACATGCCCGCCGAGAACATCGACCGCGCGGTCAAGAAGGGCACCGGCGATCTCGAGGGCGTCCGTTACGAGGAAGTCACCTACGAGGGCTACGGCCCCGGCGGCGCGGCGATCTTCATCGAGGTCACCACCGACAACGCCAACCGCAGCGTGGCCGACATCCGCCACCTCTTCGCGCGGCACGGCGGCAACCTCGGCACCAGTGGCTCGGTGGCGTGGATGTTCGACAAGCGCGGCCAGATCTACCTGGACGCCACGCGCAGCGACGAGGACGCCGCGATGGAGGCGGCGCTCGAGGCCGGCGCGCTAGACCTGACCCGCGAGGGCGACCAATTCGTCATCACGACGAACGTCTCCGACTTTCACGCGGTGCAGGAAGGGCTGCGGCGGAAGAAGATCGGGTGGGAATCGGCGGAGATCGTCATGGTGCCGAAGTCCACGGTGAAGGTGGAGGGCGGTGACGCCGGGAGGCTCGTGAAGCTGATGGAGGCGCTCGAGGAGCACGACGACGTGTCCAGGGTCTCCTCGAACTTCGACGTCGACCTCGAGGCGCTGGCCGAAGTGTGA
- a CDS encoding DnaB-like helicase C-terminal domain-containing protein, producing the protein MPDIPRRTNPAAAVVSRVDQQLTGAPSNAETVSSGFPSVDRILGGGFRRRDLVVLGGDVGVGKSSFALAIALRVAERGERAVVVSGEMDEERLWERALGIESRTRVDDIRRGKLSDERRAALGAAAVRLRDRPLIFVPTAADSFDEVAARINAAGAPLTIVDYLQLLPPRRAARDLAEETAAAVRRLKEVALEADTALLVVAQLPRHNPKRRDPRPSLDDFGALGAVKYHADVVLGLYREEMYQTTRGVEGATELIVAKNRHGATGFVDLYFYQDWMRFEDMVDPDR; encoded by the coding sequence ATGCCCGACATCCCGCGGCGCACCAACCCCGCCGCCGCCGTCGTGAGCCGCGTGGACCAGCAGCTCACCGGCGCGCCGAGCAACGCCGAGACGGTCTCCAGCGGCTTTCCCAGCGTGGACCGCATTCTGGGCGGCGGCTTCAGGCGTCGCGACCTCGTCGTGCTGGGCGGGGACGTCGGCGTCGGCAAGTCGTCGTTCGCGCTCGCCATCGCGCTCCGGGTGGCGGAGCGCGGGGAGCGGGCCGTCGTCGTTTCGGGCGAGATGGACGAGGAACGGCTCTGGGAGCGCGCGCTCGGCATCGAGAGCCGGACGCGGGTGGACGACATCCGGCGCGGCAAGCTCTCCGACGAGAGGCGCGCGGCGCTGGGCGCCGCCGCGGTGCGGCTGAGGGACCGTCCGCTGATCTTCGTGCCGACCGCCGCCGACAGCTTCGACGAAGTGGCCGCGCGCATCAACGCCGCCGGCGCGCCACTCACCATCGTGGACTACCTCCAGCTCCTGCCGCCGCGGCGCGCCGCTCGCGACCTGGCGGAGGAAACGGCCGCGGCGGTGCGCCGCCTCAAGGAAGTCGCGCTCGAAGCCGATACGGCGCTGCTGGTCGTGGCGCAGCTGCCGCGGCACAACCCCAAGCGGCGCGACCCGCGGCCCTCGCTCGACGACTTCGGGGCGCTGGGCGCGGTGAAGTACCACGCGGACGTGGTGCTGGGGCTGTACCGCGAGGAGATGTATCAGACGACCAGGGGCGTGGAAGGCGCGACGGAACTGATCGTGGCCAAGAACCGCCACGGCGCCACCGGGTTCGTGGACCTGTACTTCTACCAGGACTGGATGCGCTTCGAGGACATGGTGGACCCCGACCGCTAG
- a CDS encoding GWxTD domain-containing protein — protein MTRLARTGTALLAAVALAGRAAAQDSARADRRSRRDAVLPDTRYRIAIQRDPGNARLHLEFGRWYRREPTPWMRMQATPQFREAIRLATQTGDHGLVADAETEIAKAAWVSYERFGRTYQLIGTTTAFNIPESLARWRYVEEFFANRAQPLRPDRGEMEYATAEEHASAALAAQPGHLGATALLAVILGDHGRWEEIVTRARAAIRAHPAEPDGYRVLGLALQHGGHIAGAARAFANALARMTADQRRPYENLGAILRRADQAHYDSLPPDQQAELRQLYWAVAQPLALDSVNPAQVEYYARATYVDLRWTVPEEQLVGWQSDRGVIWLRYGPPEIWATLPGGMSESNFLTIWVYPKRRSRFVFQGMASYARSTFSQDYAWYADEARAAAPVRFDNVPAVVEMDTIVAQLAQFRGPAGATTLAVFGFVPVGRMLRGVDLATADFQIGAIVKDQRMRDVVRRVRTERLHVGDSAQLETRTWRLDLAPDTYLLRLEARPPATQRAARGMTELTVERFGAGALALSDVVLADRIEPRDSAPLRWTDYLIDPSAGRVRHGAPIAFLWELYNLTGDSAGVGRYRVELGIAVRAIERLGFAARIVGGVADAVGVTALGDTLVALSFERETNVRGRAGLPTQVDVELRGAPDGDYTATVTVTDLRTGQAAQRRRDFVVTTRPGDRPRDRED, from the coding sequence GTGACCCGCCTCGCCCGCACCGGCACCGCGCTGCTCGCCGCCGTGGCGCTCGCCGGTCGCGCCGCCGCCCAGGACAGCGCCCGCGCCGACCGGCGCTCGCGTCGCGACGCGGTCCTGCCCGACACTCGCTACCGGATCGCGATCCAGCGGGACCCGGGCAACGCGAGACTGCACCTCGAGTTCGGCCGCTGGTACCGGCGCGAGCCGACGCCGTGGATGCGCATGCAGGCGACCCCTCAGTTCCGCGAAGCGATCCGGCTCGCGACCCAAACGGGCGATCACGGGCTGGTGGCCGATGCCGAAACCGAGATCGCGAAGGCCGCTTGGGTCTCCTACGAGCGGTTCGGACGGACGTATCAACTGATCGGTACCACGACCGCCTTCAACATCCCCGAGAGCCTCGCCAGGTGGCGCTACGTGGAGGAGTTTTTCGCGAACCGGGCGCAGCCGCTCCGGCCCGACCGCGGCGAGATGGAGTACGCCACGGCGGAAGAGCACGCGAGCGCCGCCCTCGCCGCGCAGCCGGGTCATCTCGGCGCGACCGCCCTGCTCGCGGTGATCCTCGGCGACCACGGCCGCTGGGAGGAGATCGTGACCCGGGCGCGCGCCGCGATCCGGGCGCACCCCGCGGAACCGGACGGGTACCGCGTCCTGGGCCTAGCGCTCCAGCACGGGGGCCATATCGCCGGGGCGGCGCGCGCTTTCGCGAACGCCCTCGCGCGCATGACGGCGGACCAGCGCCGACCGTACGAAAACCTCGGCGCCATCCTGCGCCGCGCGGATCAGGCACACTACGACTCCCTCCCCCCCGACCAGCAGGCGGAGCTGCGACAGCTCTACTGGGCGGTCGCGCAGCCGCTGGCGCTGGACTCCGTCAATCCCGCACAGGTCGAGTACTACGCGCGCGCGACCTACGTGGACCTCAGGTGGACGGTGCCCGAGGAGCAGCTGGTGGGCTGGCAGAGCGACCGCGGCGTGATCTGGTTGCGCTATGGGCCGCCGGAGATCTGGGCCACACTCCCGGGCGGCATGAGCGAGAGCAACTTCCTCACGATCTGGGTGTATCCGAAGCGCCGCAGCCGCTTCGTCTTCCAGGGCATGGCCAGCTACGCGCGGTCGACGTTCTCACAGGACTACGCCTGGTACGCCGACGAGGCGCGGGCCGCGGCCCCGGTGCGTTTCGACAACGTGCCGGCCGTGGTGGAGATGGACACGATCGTGGCGCAGCTGGCGCAGTTCCGCGGTCCCGCGGGTGCCACCACGCTCGCGGTCTTCGGCTTCGTGCCGGTGGGGCGCATGCTCCGAGGCGTGGACCTCGCGACCGCCGACTTTCAGATCGGCGCCATCGTGAAGGATCAGCGGATGCGCGACGTGGTGCGCAGGGTACGCACGGAACGATTGCACGTCGGCGACAGCGCCCAGCTCGAAACCCGGACTTGGCGGCTGGATCTTGCGCCCGACACGTACCTGCTCCGCCTGGAAGCGCGCCCTCCGGCCACGCAACGCGCCGCGCGGGGGATGACCGAGCTCACGGTCGAGCGGTTCGGCGCCGGTGCGCTGGCGCTCTCGGACGTGGTGCTGGCCGACCGGATCGAGCCGCGCGACAGCGCGCCCTTGCGCTGGACCGACTACCTCATCGATCCCTCGGCGGGACGGGTGCGCCACGGCGCGCCGATCGCCTTCCTGTGGGAGCTGTACAACCTGACGGGCGACTCGGCGGGAGTCGGGCGCTATCGGGTGGAGCTGGGCATCGCCGTGCGGGCCATCGAGCGGCTCGGCTTCGCGGCGCGGATCGTCGGCGGAGTGGCGGACGCGGTCGGCGTCACCGCCCTCGGCGACACGCTCGTGGCGCTATCGTTCGAGCGGGAAACGAACGTGCGGGGACGCGCGGGCCTCCCGACCCAGGTGGACGTGGAGCTGCGGGGTGCCCCCGATGGGGACTACACCGCGACGGTCACGGTGACCGACCTGCGGACGGGGCAGGCAGCGCAGCGAAGGCGGGATTTCGTCGTCACGACCCGGCCCGGCGACCGGCCGAGAGACCGCGAGGACTGA